The window TTATCTTTTTGGATTAAATAATGCTTTGCCTCATCTTCATAAGTATCGTATTCGTCCGATTCGCTTACACCTTGCTCAATAACAAACACCTTACTCCTAATAGCTCTTACCTCAGCAAATAATTCATCATTAACACTCAGCCTATAGACTTCCAACATGCTTTTCAAGAATCCCTTTAATATTAGGTTTAAAATAATTAGGACCTTTCATCACCTTTCCATCTTCTCTGAAGATAGGCTGATTATTTTCGTCCAATTTAGACATATTGCTGCGTTGAATTTCATCAAAAATTTCACCTATAACATCTTGCATTCCGTGCTTCAAAACTGTACCACACCAAATGTATAGCATATCCCCTAAAGCATCTGCCATCTCTACCATATCACCACTTTCACAGGCCTCTAAATATTCTTCATTCTCTTCTTGCATCAAGCGATGTCTTAGCAAGTAAGTAGTCTCATCAACAACAGCTTTTGGCTTGTCTTCATTACCAATAAGAAAAACTTCATGAAATTTTTTTACCTTATTTATTTTATCATTCATATTTTAATCAATTACGTATACGTTAATCCAAAATAAGTTAATTTTGTAACACCATTTAAAAAAAAAGATACAATTATGAAAAAATTAATAGTTCTATTTTCTTCACTATTTATTTTAGGTGCATTTACCCTTCCACATACGGACACATATATTGCTAATAGATCCATGAGCAAACTTGTTTGGAGTGGCAAAAAATTAGGAGCTGAACATTTTGGTAATATCTCTCTAAAGAGTGGTAAATTAATGATTAACCACGGTAAAATAGTTAGTGGTAACTTCGTAATTGATATGAATAGTATTACCAATGAAGATTTAGAATCAGACAGATTTAATACTATGCTTGTTAATGATTTGAAAAGCAGCAACTTTTTTCACGTTGAGAAATACCCTGAAGCCCACTTCCAAATTATTCGAGCAACACCCGCAGAAAAAAACAAATACGATGTTATAGGTCAATTAAATCTCAAAGGAAATATGGGTGTCGTCAATTTTCCTCTTGAACTCACTTACAACAACAAAACAGTAACCGCTACAGGAGTATGTCGTTTCAATCGTACTAAGTTCGGCATTACTTATGGCTCTGACTCTTTTTTCGATAACCTAGGCGATGAAGCTATTTCAGATGAAATCGAATTAGAATTTAATATCGTTTTAGAAAGATAATGGAAAACATTACAAAAGGGCATTGGGTTTTTGCTGCAATTTTTGCATTTTGCTTCGTTTGCTATCTGATATGGTCTTACCGCAAAGAGATTAACTTAAATCGAATTCACTACAAAGGAAGTATTCTTTTTATCTTTTCTGTTGTTGTCTTAGCCTTTGTATTGTATGTTTTCAGAGGTTACATGAAATGATAATCTATAATTAGTAAATTAGCCATAATTAAATTTACCTCAAATGAAATATCTTAAAGTAATTCTCTATGCCCTTTTGGGAATAATGTCGATTTACCTCGTATCCAATTTTTTCTTTAGCGAAAAGTTTAAGGTTTCTACAAGTATTGAAATCGACAGCAGCCCATTCATCGTTTACGATCAAATAAATAACTTTGAGAATTGGGAAAATTGGGATCCATGGTTAGATACAGACACGACCATTCGCATGACTTTATCTGATACTCCTTACGGAATTGACGCTTCTAGAACGTGGCAAAGTGAAAACTCTGGTAGTGGAAAGATGGAAATCATTGACTTGGATTTCATCAAGCAAATCGATTTCAAAATCACAATAGACGGTAACAGTCCATTTCTTGCGTCCTTTTATTTAGAATCTGTAAATAATAAAGTAAAAGTTAGCTGGGAAAATAGTGGCGAATTACCCTTTTTAGCTAGAATCTTTGGTCCTGTAATAAGTAAAATGATGAAAGGAGATCATGTGAAAGGGCTAGATATGCTCAAAAGATATTGCGAATCAATCCCTTCACAAAGTGGTGAAGTGAGTATTCAAGAATGGGAATCTCAAAAAATCATTTCAAAAACCGATACTTGTTCAAGTTCTAATATCAGCCAATCTTTGGCTAACATATACAGTGATGTATTTAAATACGTCTATGAGAATACATTAATAAGCACTCAATCTCCCTTCGCTCAATACCTCTCTTTCCCTCAAAAACCAGGCGACAACGACTATGTTATCTTAAAAGCAGGAGCATTAGTAGACAATTTTAATGATACTCTAAATAGTAACCTCAAATTTGAACAAACAGCAACATTCTTAAGTGCCCAAGCGATACACAAGGGAGATTATCGGACTCTTTTTGATACGCATAAAAAGATTCAATCTTATTGCCATAATAATAATTACACCGTCATAGGAAAGCCCTATGAAATCTATGTAAGCGACCCTGAAACGACAGTAAATCCTGCTGACTGGGAAACCCTCATAATCTATGAAATAGAATGATATAAATTCTAACCAAAACTTAAAAACATGAAAAAACAAATCTTACTTACCATCACATTTATTGGCCTGTGCCATTTGATATCAGCTCAAAATTTTACTGAAGGTATACAAACAGAGCATACATTTTCTTCT is drawn from Flavobacteriales bacterium and contains these coding sequences:
- a CDS encoding YceI family protein; this encodes MKKLIVLFSSLFILGAFTLPHTDTYIANRSMSKLVWSGKKLGAEHFGNISLKSGKLMINHGKIVSGNFVIDMNSITNEDLESDRFNTMLVNDLKSSNFFHVEKYPEAHFQIIRATPAEKNKYDVIGQLNLKGNMGVVNFPLELTYNNKTVTATGVCRFNRTKFGITYGSDSFFDNLGDEAISDEIELEFNIVLER
- a CDS encoding SRPBCC family protein, which codes for MKYLKVILYALLGIMSIYLVSNFFFSEKFKVSTSIEIDSSPFIVYDQINNFENWENWDPWLDTDTTIRMTLSDTPYGIDASRTWQSENSGSGKMEIIDLDFIKQIDFKITIDGNSPFLASFYLESVNNKVKVSWENSGELPFLARIFGPVISKMMKGDHVKGLDMLKRYCESIPSQSGEVSIQEWESQKIISKTDTCSSSNISQSLANIYSDVFKYVYENTLISTQSPFAQYLSFPQKPGDNDYVILKAGALVDNFNDTLNSNLKFEQTATFLSAQAIHKGDYRTLFDTHKKIQSYCHNNNYTVIGKPYEIYVSDPETTVNPADWETLIIYEIE
- a CDS encoding nucleoside triphosphate pyrophosphohydrolase family protein, giving the protein MNDKINKVKKFHEVFLIGNEDKPKAVVDETTYLLRHRLMQEENEEYLEACESGDMVEMADALGDMLYIWCGTVLKHGMQDVIGEIFDEIQRSNMSKLDENNQPIFREDGKVMKGPNYFKPNIKGILEKHVGSL